The genomic region GCGCTTTCCTCCTGGACTTCAGAGGCTTCGCCTGAGAATCCTCGTACTCCTCCGCGAGGGCGAACAGGTCGCTGAACCTGCAGAGGTAGAGTGCCGGTCAAAAAAACCGTGACGTTGTGATGAATGCGTGTTTTTAGCATGTTCACCTCATCTTGTGAGCTTCGTCGCAGCTGGCCTGAACGTGCTGCAGAGCCTGAAGGATGGGAGTCTGAGTGAAGACTGAAAGAAAGAGGAGATGCGTCATCGACCTGAGCAGGATCAACTGCTGTCTGAGTGTCTGAGTGCGTGTCTGTGCTCACAGTTATTCTTCATGTTGCTTAGACTCAGCCTCAGATTGTCCAGGTGCTCCAGGATCTGTTCCAGGGTCAGCTGAGCCAGTTTGCTGCTCGAACTACGAAGACTGAAGACACACAAGAGGAAACTGATTCACTGCCCCTGTGCCCCAGTTTGAGCTCCCTTGGTTTAAGGGATATGTGTAGTTGTCCCCACCTCTGCCTCTTGCGCGGCTGGTTGTTGTTCTTGATCAGCTGAGCCTTGATATGTTCCCCCAGCGTGTCGTCGTACTTGGACGCCCAGTGGCGCAGGATGCTGGTGGTGAACTGGTCCTCTGGGTGACAGGGCCGACTCAGAACCATCTTCACCATTTCCTCACTTGGCCTGATTGCAGGATAAAGATGGAGACGTTAGCCCAAGCGACGGATCACAACGTGAAAACACGCTTCATCTGGTCATACTTTTCTCTgcggagctgcagcagcagacaggACAAGGCCTCCGGATGCTCtgggaacaaaaacacagagagttttaaaaacacaacatgaacCAATAATAGTTAGCAATACGTCAATCAACACATCAACCAATACATCAACCAATCAATTtatccatgcatccatccaagcaaccaaccaacaaaccatccatttatccatccaaCCAATCATCCATGCATCCAACCAATGAACCAACcgaccaaccaaccatccatccaaccattcaTCCAATGAACCAACCagccaaccatccatccaaccattcaTCCATTGAACCAACCATTTATCCAATGAACCAACCAGCcaaccattcatccattcatgaATTAATaatccattattattattttagttcttAGACATTCTATTGCCCAGTGAAAGTTGCCACCTTTGTATTTGAGGTGCTGTAGGATGGGGATGATGGTTTCCAGTGGGATGCTGTGGGCCAGGAAGAGCTGCCAGGTGCTGTACTGTTCAAACGTTTCCCACTCCAGTGACTGAACTGAGgaccagaaacaaacagaacacaTTGGAGTCCACACAGCCACGGGAAGCAAAACCACACTCTGGATCTCGGTTCCTTACTGAGGATGTTCAGAACCGAGTCTTTCCGGAACATGACCAGGTTCCCCATCATCACGTGACACATCAGCTCCTGTAGCTGAACACAGACACATCCAGGTGAGCGCCACGAAAACTTTGATTAACACACAAACGTGTGGCCCTTAGATGAGCACATAAATAAAGACTTCAGGAAAACAAttatgtgcttaaatattattctaTCAATCtaatcaaaacagttttaatcggtttactgccaaattacatcaatccAATGTTTTTCCCAATGTAGAAATTTCTACAAAGAACAGGcgcacatttttcacattaatgcagtttcaagtcttttattcacaattaatcataaaatgaatttcctgctgtttttcctcatttctctctttctaccagaaactggataaaaaaggttttcagcCTCAACAAGCCCTTTTtggaaggacaattttgtttacagagactttaattaattttatttgatgtttctgttttgtttattttttggggatattttaaatgtcttccagttccagtgtttaaagtttattgatctttgagaatgtgttcttggattattttactttaaaatggtctcaaaacaatattactgTTTATCGCAGTAACTTCTCTGACAATTtgtcatccagcaaaatttattatAAGTTCATTGAAAATTGAACGCCAGGAttaagtgatgctaactccaacctgcaggtggcagtatttcttactcaTTTCCTACTGACTTCAAGTTATAGTCAATGATTATGTCGAGTAACTAAAAGTTAAGATTTACTGTCATCCATgagtgcaaatatttctaaattagttccataaaatctgtaattttgatagcaagaaaaaaaaaggaaattgtgaAAACTGTCATAAAGTCCTGGTGGAAAGATgctcaatattatttaattttaagaagtgcTTATCGACACgttctgttaatattttaacagtttttatggTTATATGttccggccctttaagaacattcatggTGTCTGACGCCGCTGGAGTTACCTGCATGGAGTCGATGACGGCTACGATCATGTTGAGCAGCTCGCCGCTCCGCAGCGTCTCATCTGGAAACTAAACACACACTTTCAATCGTAATGTGTTCAGCAACATGTGGGGGAGGAGGGCTCAACACAGCCTCTCTAAAACCTCTTTGAGGGaaagggtcagaggtcaggatgtGTTTACCTCGGAGTAGATGGACGGCGTGAGGTAGCAGAGCAGCCGGACGTCGTCCTCCTGACACGCCTTCATGTCCATCATGAGACACGTGTGCAGGTCGCCGAGCGCCGTCGCCTGGGCAAACGACTCGTACAGCATCATCTTCCCGTTCGCCGCTTTGCtgtcaacacaaacacacagatgaTCACATGAATCAAATACGTTAATGTGTGGGACATCGCCTATTAGATGCTAACGCTAGCAATGCTCCTGCAGGCGCCATTATTACGCAGCGTTGATTCATGTCCACAATGCAGGATGAGTTAGaatctgtcacaaaaatgttcatagCGACAATATTTCTTATCCGATTTCTATAAAATATCTTGAAGTGAAGCTGAGAAatttgctgatgttttgatATGCGACATATAATCTGCCTGgatataaatcaataaacagttttgtttctgtccgTTCTGACAAGAATCAAGACAGATTTAATTTGACATGGCTACTTTAGGAGACGTAGTTtcttaaaatttaacaaactttgTCTCCTACACTTTATGAACTATTTAATTCTATTTAACAATAGTTATGAATATTACCACattctatgaacaaaaaaggGAATTAGTccagtttgttgtttattgaactttttgaaCGCcacaacaaaaggaaaagaaagacaaaaaacaaccataaaGCAAGCTTACTAATTTCATTGTACGCTTTGTGAGactaatttagctccatactaATAAACTGGTGTGGTTTTTTGACAGGCTTTACAGAAGCGCATCGGTTGTTTTGATGTCCATCATGGGAGATGGTGTTGCGTTCTGAATacgtgcaaagggtcaataataataataataataataaaaataataataacaataaaaacatgattgaCATCAACATGTCGGCCCCTGAAGGCCGTTTTCTCACCTGGCCTTCAGGTAGTACAGCAGGTGGTATCCGATCTTCGGCTGCTTCTGGTAAAGCTCAGCCAACATGTCCAGCAGCACCGAGAAGCCGCTGTTGTCTTCCTGCATGGTGACCAGGTTCCTGAAGATCAGGCAGACGGGTTTGGACACGGACTCCTCCAGAGACCTGCAGAGAGCGGCAGAGACGTCAAACGGACCGGCGCAGAGCGGAGGAACGTCGGTTCGGGTCAGGGAGGATGGACTCACTCCTCGGTGATCTCCTCGGGAAGAACCTCCCCTCTGAAGTGATCTTTGAAGAGCTCGGCCAGACAGGAAGCCAGAGCCGACATCTGCTCCGTGTCGAAGTCGTCCTGGAAAACAAGGAGAACTCATTCTGGAGCAGAAACGATCAACCGGATCaaagtatgcaacttttataaaaattatgttttttttacatatttgttaaaactgtcaccatgttgtgacaataTAACAAgggacagataatctgtgaaaagatcctCCTGCACCTCCAACCAGAAAccaccaatcacagccaggaggagggttttagcgctgACAATCAACCTCGTGAACGCAATGCTAAACGTGacaatggcagagaaacaacttatcgttacaggaaaactgttaatccatggccatgctaactagctttagcattcacaaaaggctatgctagctgcagcgtaaGCGGAGAGGTAGGGGGGAACGAGAGGTGATGAGCAGccctaagacccgcctcctgtctctgattggttgtttctagttggcACTGGAAGAAAGAATGATCtctattttttcacagattatctgttttatgCTGTCATGTagaaatttcaacaaatatgtaaaaaaaatattgttttagaaaagttacatactgcagcttcaaTTACATTATGGCctataagaaaacaaatatctttttataacaaattgAAATGCATGTTAGTTGTTTCTAAgtattttaatgattaaaaagcAGAAGCAAAGCTAAGCTTGCGCTAACTGTAACATGACCTAAAcagacaggaagctgcagcGCCCATTACAGTCTCTCTTTCACTGTGAAAATCCGACTAAAGactccagaaaaaaacagatttgtttgatcaaattaattaatttctattttttttctgcttcgtGTCAAAGTGAACTGACCTCCATGATTAGATCCACGACCTCCTGCATGACCTCGCACTGAGTCTCGGTGTCACTGAGAGGAGGACAAATGTCAGAAACCCGATCGCTATGGAGACAGTTGTACTTCCAGACCAAACCTGAAGGGGGCAGCGTTGAGCTCTCACCTGGTCTTCTGAATCTGTTGCACCTTCTCCTTCATGGTGTCGTCTAATTGGTCTAGCCAGGGCGTGATGTCAGCTGGCTCCTCTATCACCGCTTCTTTGATTGGATGGAACCGGAACTCCCTCTTCTTTCCTGCACAGTGATTGGTCAACGGTTAGAGTGATGTCACGTCCCATCAGGAACATCTGCAGCCCTAAAACAACCCATTATGGAGTGCTAAAGaggaacaaattattttattttacttatgtatacatttatttcacttttgttattttacattGTAGAATGAAAACTTTAACACCAATTTGCCAATGTTTATGGTTATTTTACATTAGTTATATAAAACTATTGCTCTGTGTTTGTGCTGAAGAGCTTACAATATAACattatttgttcaaattaaagtacatttttggaaataaaaaataaaaatcctggaTTAATCTGGGTTTTAACTGGTTTAAAGGAAATGGTTCCAGACTGGATGCTGAACTTAAACTGGTTGTTTAAATCAAACCAGTCTGAGCCGTTTataacaaatgttttgtcaCACGGTTCAAAATCTTCAAACTTAGTTGATGTATCCGCCCCCCTCGGGGGAGGGACATAGGAAATCAGTccaggggccacaaatggcccccgccTCCTACTTTGAGCACCCTTGGGTTGTAGTGAATTTTCTCCGTTTTTCTACCTTTGTTGTTGACTTCCTCCTCGTCATCGCTGAAAGCTGCCTCCGTGTGGTCGTAGCAGCCCTCTTCCTTGTCCAGGACGTGGTTGtccatctccatggaaaccgcCTCCTCCATCTTCACTGCAGggcacagaaacatttcagctgAAGGTGTTTCCTTTGGTTTCCTGTTGAGTTTTACCGTGAAGTGGCTTTCAGTGTGTGCATGCGCTACCTTCGGTGGGAGGAGACGGCGGGCTGCAGAACTCGGGGAACCGCTCCCTGAGCATTGAGCGAAGCTCTCGGTCCAGTTTTGGGTTATCGAACAGAGGAGCAAGGTGACTGAGAGACAAATCAGATCAGTTAGTGGGAGGACAACATGTAGATAGTTTAACAAACATAAAACGGTGAGTGAGACGCAGCTCTTACGCCAGCACCCTCTTCTCCATGATGAAGTTGAGTGAATTGAAGACGCCTTGCCGGACCTGAGACTCCAAGGGAGGGAAGAAGTGAGGGATGATCTGAGGGGTCAGTGAGGAGGAGGTGTGTTACTCATTGGAAACgattttgtgtgtatttgtgtgtagcTTAGTATCCAGGTTGTGTGTTACCCGGCACATAAAGTCCAGCAGCGTGGCTGTGATGGCAGGATGAGGCTTCATGGAGTGATGCATCACCAGGATGGCTGGTTCTGGAACCAAATAGATGCAAAATTAGACAACCagacatctttgaaaagcagaagtggagcctcctgcacaaccaacaagaatgcagcaagcgGTTTCTGggtggtaagtcaacaacaaaacacttgtcttttccagcagccattgtacagcccgtcatgataacaaatttcgctggatgataaattgtcccagaagttactgcaataaactataatattgtttttttgagactattttcaagtaatataatgctAATGGTATGACACATTCACAGAGctcaataaactttacattcaaattaacatttaacgctgaaactggaagacattttaaatattcacaacaaaacaataaataaaattaattatgaagtctctgtaaacaaatctgtccttaaaaaaaagtcagctgaAAGATCAAACAACCAAACTGAacacttttatcatccagttttacCAATAACTGgcggaaagagagaaaaaagaaaaacaatgaatcatCAAATGGacattattgagctcatttaaatttttcatgcaattaattgactTATTGCGACAAGCCTACGTATACAGCAGTAAAAGCAACTGACCAAACTTTCTGGAGCTCtgcctgggttgctaggtaacggacaGAACTCtgctggagttgctaggtaacagcccAGCGCCCGTTgaatgtgactcaacaatcaggaggtttttcaGAGACCAAAAGATATTAtattattgccaaaaaacgacctggaggttttttttataactcTTCAGCTGAACCCAAATAGACATATGGAAACATGCAAATacaaattttgcataataggatTTTGTATGTCTATAAGGAAACTGAAAGCTGGTATTGATCAGGGGATCTCTGACTGGCGAAATATAAAACAGACGTCTCTTTAAGACATTTATAAAGCAGATTTTAAGTTTGGCATAAATTAATGGGTCAAAACATAAAACGATTGTTGAAACCTGCTTTAATTATTGATGTGTGAAGATCCAGAACTATTTGCATACTTATGGTTATACTGCTTTCCATAGTAACTGCTGGGTGTTTCATTGTTACCTATATTCATGATGCTGTCTTTCTCTGGGTTGAAGAACAGCCAGTCGTAAAACAAGGCCAGCTTGGCGTTGGAGGCCGCCACGTTCGACTGCAGGAAAAGTTCACAAGTTagcttgtttaaaaaacacCACTTCCCCCCTGGGAGCCTGGGGTCGCGACCTCTTACCGTGCAGGTGGTGAGCAGCCAGCCAATGATAGCCCAGCGCGGCAGGATGTCGGAGCTCAGCACCTCGTTGGAGGGATGGACGACGCCGCAGATGTACCGGATCAGGTCGCAGCGCAGCGACTGGCTCTCCGCTGTGGACAGGTACTGCCTCTGGAACCAGTCCTGGTACCGCTTCTGCTGCCCGAATCGCACCTGGGCGCAGGTGAGGACACAAATTCAACCACATGACCAGAGCCTTACAGAAATCCGCACATCCCTTCAACTACTCCATATTCTGAGTGAAAATCTCAGACTTATgagacaaaccaacacaaaatacagcaaaactGGGAAGTTGAAGGAAATGATACATAGTTTTATAATTACTTTGAAAATTCAAATCTGAAAAGCATGATGTACAAGGAAGGAGATGTAAATTTACCTCTGGgttcaataaagtatttttaaatttgaatgaatAGTTTGAAGTTCAgaataaattaggacaaaactacaactttcaaatcaaaatctactcataaaaacacaacacaaagttATAATCTTTTCCAAGCTTTCTGCTTTActtctgttgtcatggtaactaaGACCATGACAACAGATTTAAAAGTAAGTTTGGTGTAATTTTGTTGTGGAAATGTTATACAATTgttaggcctgtcgcaataatcaataaaccaattaatcacatcataaattaaaacaaactcaagaatttccatttgtatgatttattgtttttctctttcaaacaaaaactggatgacaaaagtcttcagtttttttttgtttacggcgactttataattaattttatgtgttatttctgatgttttgtttggatatttaaaatgtcttcctgttccagtgttaaatatttgttagaatttaaagtttattgatctttgagaatgtgttctttcaTTATTCTACCACTATAATACTTGAAAattgaatcaaaacaacaatgttatcgtTCATCATAATAACTTTTGGATCAATTTTTCGTCCAGAAAACTTCGTTAAAGTGACAGGCCTAGCAATTGTTTCATAAAAACTGACCTGCATCTGTTTATATCCAAATTTGAAATCAACAGTTATTTAGTCACTAAGAGCCACACACCACAGGTTTAAtcagaattgtatttgaaatgtaatcaattacaaatttatggatggaacttgacttaatgctttgttttgattattgattctatattgcattgtgtttctgtgtttgtaatgatgtaaagcactttgaaatgtcttgctgctgaaatgtgctatacaaataaaatttgattgattgattgattgaatcaCCGTCATTCAGTTCACTAAGGCTTGTGTTTGAAACTCAGAGGGTGTGAGAGGAAGAGGATCATGTTTTTACCCTGGAGGTCATGAACAGCAGCTTGGTCTCCATGTCTGGAGTCAGTCGACAGGCGAGGAATTTCCGAGACGTTCGAGCCGTCAGCAGCTGGAGGATCCCTGCAGGAACGACATCACAGACATGTCATTAAACCAAcgataataaaacaaaacgaCAGCGTAACACTACACTGACATTTAGAACTGGGCGatacagcttaaaaataaaatctctgatcttttacttttgtcttatgaatttattattgtatttctatgactttaattttgtgacaacatgactttattttcacaaaaaatatatatattttggctAGACTcttatattttgttgtaaagTTGATCTGAATtcaattcaaagtccaaataaacagaagctgtaaaataagctttaaaacaagatggctgccctctgtgtgctgacatcactctgaactaagGAAACCGAAGCATTGGTGAGAAAAAATCCAgatatttccaaaaattaaatataaaaaattattatttgatgAAAAATCCACCTTTCAGCCCTAGTGGCCAGATTCCAGGTAGTGAAGATGAGCTCACCTGTAAACTGAGGACTGAGAGCCTGAGGGTTGTGCAACAAGTCCCGCCACAGCAGCTCCATTTCCGGGATCCGAGCGACATTCTGCAGCAGACGAACCAGATCTCTGCCGATGATGAGGCACTCCATGAACTaccaacacagagagagagagttatCGACGTGAGAACGAGAACTGAAACAGGAGATCTTCCTTTCCCACCTTTTCCCGCAGCATGCTGATACAGAAGTCCACTTCTTTCTGGCGCAGAGGCAGCAGGTTCGGCGTGCCGTGATCCACAATCAGACGGAGGTAGGTGTACACCGACATCGCTATTAACATCCCGCTCTTCAACACCCACTCccttcagagaacaaaaacatttagagacTTAATTGTGAAAATTCAccaaactttaaacattatcattccttgaacaggttaggacagATCTACAGGCTTTATGAAACATCTTCATCATATTTTTTGCAccaaattattcttagataaaaTTTTAGTcaggtcagttctgcctattttgagctcctatAGGTTGTTTTTGGGTCTCtgttactttaaatccaaataaaatgctgcGACTCAACGTTTAGATTCGCACActgtaaaaatggctgcaaacacatGTGCAATtgtacaaccgtacatctttgaaaggcagaagtggagcctggtgtacaaccaacaagaacGCAGCAAGTCatttctggatggcaagtcaacaacaaaacacttatctcttccagcagccattgtacagcgcatacagctgacaaaatgtgctggagctctggttgggttgctaggtaacagtgcagAGCCTTTAAAATGTGACTCAACGTTTGGAagatttttgaaatggctcgttTCGCattgccaaaaaacagctgggtgttttCTTTAAGCGTCtaggttgtttttagaagaagtTGACCCCAAACAGAAGTTCAAAAACACGtgaaatgtgagtttttcataataggtcccctttataGAACGGATGTGAGTGAGGCTTACTTTTGATCGAGCAGGATGTCCAGGACGCTCTCAGCCAACCAGATGTTCTTAGCGGAAATGTCTCCGCCTGCAGAAGCAAATAGCAACATCAGGACAAACAGAGCGCCtggtttctgaaataaaagacGAAGTCTGCGAGAATCTAACCTGCTATCTGCTTCAGAAGAGTCATGATGACGCCGTCCGCTCCAATTACTCCACTCTTCACCAGTTCCCTGACCAGCCACACCAGCTGCACACAAACCAACCATTAACACTCTGAGCACTCAGATCTAAacaaactcatccatgtgtttatctttagttgcagtGATTACACCAACAGCATCTttacaggtctgcctaaaataATCCTCCagttgcagctgatccagaacgctgctgctggtgttctgactaaaaccagggagttagagcacatcacccagttctacagtccctacactggctccttgtagaatagactttaaaatacttttagtttataaatcactgaatggctcaGCAACACAATAATATcagctgttgtcatagcaacccaCCAGACGTCtaaggtcttctggttctgctccgaagaaccaaaaccagaaccaaatatggagaagcaacattcagcttctatgcaccacaaatctggaacaaatttccagaaaactgtaaaacagctgaaacactgagttcctttaaatctagactgaAAACCCTCCTGTTTAGAGTTACTTTGAACCATGATAAATTAACCATTAATAATCAatttgatgtgtaatgatggcaaaatgtaatgtttactggtttttatgatgtaaagcactttgaaatgccttcttgctatacaaataaacttgactgattggttgatttgtcttatttccttCACATCAATGATGGGTTCTACCTGCGTTCTGGGATTGTCCTGCAGTTTGAGGAACTTCTCCATCAGGATCTGGTTGATTTTTACCAGCACTATGTTCATCCCGTCTCTGTTGACCAGCGTCAGATCTCTGTAGCACTGTTCCAACACACCAGATCAGAAGGTTGTTATGATTCAGTTGCAGTGATGCTGAAGGAGACATGGAGAGGCGACTCACCCTCTGGGCCTGGCTCGGCTCTGTGAGGACCAGGGTGAACAGACCCAGACAGACCTCctcatgctgctgctggcctTTACACACCTGCACAAAGGATACACAGACGTTTGCTCCAtgatttcacacaaaaacatttagaaaaatccaacctttacTTTGACGACCCACAATAAGAAATCTTTTAGAGATGCTCTATCGTACTTCGTTAACTTTGTTGTAACAATGAGCGTTTCTTACGTTGGCAGTGAGTGCATCGTTGGCTTCCCGTTCTGACAGCCCATTGGTCAGTGCCTGGACGATCACAACACACCGTTCCAATCTCTGgaacacataaaataaacatgaaccATCAGACGCACCAACACTGACATTATTCCTTTATTAAACTTCTGCcagaataattaaaactaaGTTTGCTGTTTCAGAATGTAATAAAGTATCGTACCATTCTGTTCTGAGCAgcatcagagaaaaacaaacaatctaaATAAACTGGTAATAAATGACAGCTCCAGTATCAAgatacaacattttaaaacagcaacacatcTGTTGCTGCCCCCTTCatgtcagctggctgaaagacaAGCAGACcgttcaaaaatatttctagtggcaaaatgtggaaactgAAGTAGCCATACTTGTTGcttaatttaacatatttaagtaTTCACgtgaaacatttaataaacaatCTTTGATTAGTCTTTAAGGAGGTGCAATTAAAACAGTCCTAATATTACCATTTAAACCCATAACAGAAAATACTTCATCTTGAAACAAAAAGAGCTAATTCAACTTGTTCCAATGTAAACACTATCATTAAACTCTAATAATATTACAGTTACTTTTTATATGGAATTTGAACCTTTCCTTagggcagtggttctcaaatgggggtacgtgtacccctgggggtacgtggaggtactgcagggggtacgtgaagcttttcaaaatatctttaaaaaatcagtaggctcctcataataagtcttgggaaaaattattttgtaaaaagttcgataaaatataaatgtgtgttcatgcactgaattttatattcagtatttagtttcaatatcctttaaaataaaacggtttgactggttttataccttcctggtggtcaccgtcttctgttttcttttttgtttaaccatgcaatgtttgcaatatggatgtatttgtcaggttcactgatataagttgtttggctttaataaatcagacagtgattttacagcactgtacctctttttaattccaaaaatgttttgcccgtgtcagggggtacttgactaaaaatatatttttaagggggtacatcactgaaaaaagtttgagaaccactgcctTAGGGTAAGAAGAATCTGCTCAGGTGTAAATTAGTTAACCTTTTGGTATTTAAAGACATTAACCAACAGAATATAAGGGTGATTTCAAAAATCCAGCTAGAAGTTAAATCTAAGTGGATTAAAACTTCAGCAATAAGCCCTGACCATGTACCTAAAAGCaatgaaaaagaataaatgatttttatctTTGCAATAATTTTAGGAATCCTTGAAACTGCAAtagcaaaacagaaaagtaaatttttgGGTGCCAGTTGAAATATATGcctactttcttcttttttctctttatccTTTGTAAACTTTAGCATTGTGTTGCTATGAGAATCTGTCCAACTGGCTAAATATTGCATTGGCATGTACACCGCAAGTTCATAACGCTTCGAACATATTGACCAACAAGTATTGCACTCCAAGCTGTTCTTTGCGATATAAATACTGCAATGTTCTACACACTAAGCATTTAAAACTATCCGCAATGCGTAAATATAGGCATcacaatcaaaacaataaatgaatgttAAAGATGTAACAATAATAACTCAACATTTACTTAGCAGCAGCATgaatgtttgttgcttttgtattttaaataacacCAGCTAAGTCATATtatacatttcagtttaaaatctttACGTTAATACCATAATATTACAGTATTTTTAGTCAAGGTAAACATGGTGGCCTTACAAATAGTGCAATCAGTGCAACTTCAGCTTCTCGTCTTCAGGTTAAAGACGAAAAGTGAAAGTAAACGCACTTTTCTTTGGTTGCTTTTGTGATCCAACCGTGGATGATTC from Xiphophorus couchianus chromosome 13, X_couchianus-1.0, whole genome shotgun sequence harbors:
- the ints3 gene encoding integrator complex subunit 3, which produces MEPAPAKAKPQGRLLVSTQLDAKDELEERLERCVVIVQALTNGLSEREANDALTANVCKGQQQHEEVCLGLFTLVLTEPSQAQRCYRDLTLVNRDGMNIVLVKINQILMEKFLKLQDNPRTQLVWLVRELVKSGVIGADGVIMTLLKQIAGGDISAKNIWLAESVLDILLDQKEWVLKSGMLIAMSVYTYLRLIVDHGTPNLLPLRQKEVDFCISMLREKFMECLIIGRDLVRLLQNVARIPEMELLWRDLLHNPQALSPQFTGILQLLTARTSRKFLACRLTPDMETKLLFMTSRVRFGQQKRYQDWFQRQYLSTAESQSLRCDLIRYICGVVHPSNEVLSSDILPRWAIIGWLLTTCTSNVAASNAKLALFYDWLFFNPEKDSIMNIEPAILVMHHSMKPHPAITATLLDFMCRIIPHFFPPLESQVRQGVFNSLNFIMEKRVLAHLAPLFDNPKLDRELRSMLRERFPEFCSPPSPPTEVKMEEAVSMEMDNHVLDKEEGCYDHTEAAFSDDEEEVNNKGKKREFRFHPIKEAVIEEPADITPWLDQLDDTMKEKVQQIQKTSDTETQCEVMQEVVDLIMEDDFDTEQMSALASCLAELFKDHFRGEVLPEEITEESLEESVSKPVCLIFRNLVTMQEDNSGFSVLLDMLAELYQKQPKIGYHLLYYLKASKAANGKMMLYESFAQATALGDLHTCLMMDMKACQEDDVRLLCYLTPSIYSEFPDETLRSGELLNMIVAVIDSMQLQELMCHVMMGNLVMFRKDSVLNILIQSLEWETFEQYSTWQLFLAHSIPLETIIPILQHLKYKEHPEALSCLLLQLRREKPSEEMVKMVLSRPCHPEDQFTTSILRHWASKYDDTLGEHIKAQLIKNNNQPRKRQSLRSSSSKLAQLTLEQILEHLDNLRLSLSNMKNNFFTQTPILQALQHVQASCDEAHKMRFSDLFALAEEYEDSQAKPLKSRRKAPASSPRSRKGVAPPTNNEEESASSSASEEEDSKPKAPKRKRKGSSAVGSDSD